The segment CTACCGTTATTGCGATGAAAACGGACTTATTACACCTGAAGCCAATCCAAATGGAGCCATCCGCAATATTGCCGGTATTTCCAATAAAGAAGGCAATGTCTTCGGTATGATGCCTCACCCTGAACGTGCTACAAGCACTATTTTAGGCAATACCGATGGGCGTAAAATACTCAATGCTTTGTTAATCAATGCTGCTGTTGCAATCTGATAGAGCCAGTTGAATCGTAAATGATTTGATAAAGTTTTTATTTGTGACAAAGCTGACATTTCCGTAAACGATTTGGGGTCATCTTTGTAATAGAAACAGAAAGTACAAATCCATGGAAAAATTTATTACAACTATTGGTTTATTGTTCATTTCAGTTGCCTTGTTTGCACAAAGCGGCAGCAAGGTGAAATGGGACTATACGGTAAAGAAACTTGCTGATAAGAAATACGAGGTGCGTATGGTGGCGAATATTCAGCCGGGCTGGCATTTATACAGTCAAACGCAAGGCGCTGATGCTATTGCATTGCCAACCACGATTACATTCGCTAAAAATCCACTCCTGGTGGTGAGTGGCAAACCGAAAGAAGTTGGTAAAGTAACCGATGCTTTTGATAAAGCCACACAATCCCGTTCACGCTTTTATTCCAACAAAGTGGAATTTGTACAGGTTGTTACAGTGAAATCAAATGTAAAAACTTCGCTTACAGGTGATGTAGAATTTATGGTGTGTGATGATAAGCAATGCCTTCCTCCCGATAAATCAAAATTCAGCGTCAAGTTAGAAGGATAAAAAAATTGATCCCGCTTTCTACAAAGCGGGATTTTTAAACTCTGTTTATCATGAGGTTATTTCTACGCTCTGCTTTTGTTATAATCAGCTCCCTTTTTTTCAGCAATATTTCAAGCGCACAGGATTCAAGCTTTGTGCAGTGGGAGGTGAGCAGTAAAAAAATAAGTAGTACTGAATACGAATTAGTATTTAAGGGCAAGCTGAAGCCGGGTAAATTTTTATACCTGTTTGCAAAAGATGCTGAAGGACTCGATCCAATTATTGTAAAGTTTACTGATAGCGCTATTTTGAATGATGGCTCGATGCAAATTCAGCAAGGCAGCAGTTCTTATGCTGATCCCATTTTTGATAACAAGAACGTGCTTATAGCAAAACAGGATGTTTCTCTTTTACAAAAAATAAAGATCAATGGCACTGTTCCTGCTCAATTAAAAGGAACACTGATTTATGCAACAGGTGCTGCTGAAGAATTTTTGCCTGCACAGGAATTTGTATTTGATGTAAAGCTGGAGGGTGGTGTAGCGCAAACAGCACGTATCAAGATCAACTCTATTGATTTGAATAATACCGCAAGTGATTGTGGTGATGAAGGAACCGAAGGGAAAAGTTTATGGGGCATTTTTCTATTGGGATTAATTGGAGGTTTC is part of the Lacibacter sediminis genome and harbors:
- a CDS encoding protein-disulfide reductase DsbD domain-containing protein encodes the protein MEKFITTIGLLFISVALFAQSGSKVKWDYTVKKLADKKYEVRMVANIQPGWHLYSQTQGADAIALPTTITFAKNPLLVVSGKPKEVGKVTDAFDKATQSRSRFYSNKVEFVQVVTVKSNVKTSLTGDVEFMVCDDKQCLPPDKSKFSVKLEG